The following are encoded together in the Arcobacter aquimarinus genome:
- a CDS encoding inorganic phosphate transporter — MDIKTLNKIEKARDKTLPDFAKLSLALLFIVVVFLWSYTSHGNVPNNTFLIIGAIFGAYMAMNIGANDVANNVGPAVGSKAITLGGAILVAAIFEALGAFIAGGDVVNTIKGGIIDPSMITNPDIFIWAMTAALLSGALWLNFATSIGAPVSTTHSIIGGVMGGGVAAVGFALVNWDTIGKIVISWIISPLLGALVAAGFLYFIKKQILYKSDLLDASKKIVPLLIAIMAWAFSTYLILKGLKVLIKLDFISASIIGLFIAIGTYFLVKPLIIKAANNLANDRASVNKLFNIPLIFSAALLSFAHGANDVANAIGPLAAINDAIMNSGVSTKAQIPFWVMAVGALGLVIGLALYGPKLIKTVGSEITELDQMRAYSIAMAASLTVIIASQLGLPVSSTHIAIGGVFGVGFLREYLDSNEKNYMQDIRKKFKKHKKELDSMQEELEKLELIKDKSKANYMKIVELYKKIDDREDIVKQDRKDVKDAKSTKYVKRDAVKKIVAAWIITVPATAILAAAIFFMIKGIMIQA, encoded by the coding sequence TTGGATATCAAAACTCTCAACAAAATTGAAAAAGCAAGAGATAAAACATTGCCTGATTTTGCAAAGCTTTCATTAGCTTTATTATTTATAGTAGTAGTATTTTTATGGTCGTACACTTCTCATGGAAACGTTCCTAATAATACATTTTTAATAATTGGTGCGATATTTGGTGCTTATATGGCTATGAATATTGGTGCAAATGATGTTGCAAATAATGTTGGACCTGCAGTTGGTTCTAAAGCTATAACATTAGGTGGTGCTATTTTAGTTGCGGCTATTTTTGAGGCTTTGGGTGCATTTATAGCAGGAGGAGATGTTGTAAATACTATTAAAGGGGGAATAATTGACCCTTCAATGATTACAAATCCTGATATTTTTATTTGGGCAATGACAGCAGCACTTTTATCAGGTGCTTTATGGTTAAATTTTGCAACTTCAATTGGTGCACCAGTTTCAACTACACATTCAATTATTGGTGGTGTAATGGGAGGTGGAGTTGCAGCTGTTGGGTTTGCTTTAGTTAATTGGGACACAATTGGTAAAATTGTAATTTCATGGATAATATCTCCTTTATTAGGGGCATTAGTAGCTGCTGGATTTTTGTATTTTATAAAAAAACAGATTTTATATAAATCTGATTTATTAGATGCATCAAAAAAGATAGTACCACTATTAATAGCAATTATGGCTTGGGCTTTTAGTACGTATTTAATATTAAAAGGATTAAAGGTTTTAATTAAATTAGATTTTATTTCTGCATCTATTATTGGTTTATTTATAGCCATTGGAACATATTTTTTAGTTAAACCTTTAATTATAAAAGCTGCTAATAATTTAGCAAATGATAGAGCATCGGTTAATAAATTATTTAATATTCCTTTAATTTTTTCAGCAGCATTACTTTCTTTTGCTCATGGTGCAAATGATGTTGCAAATGCTATTGGACCACTTGCTGCAATAAATGATGCTATTATGAATTCAGGAGTATCAACAAAAGCACAAATACCATTTTGGGTTATGGCTGTTGGTGCTTTGGGTCTTGTAATCGGTCTTGCTTTATATGGACCTAAACTTATAAAAACTGTAGGTTCTGAAATTACTGAACTTGATCAAATGAGAGCTTATTCTATAGCAATGGCTGCATCTTTAACTGTAATTATTGCAAGTCAGTTGGGACTACCTGTTTCTTCAACTCATATTGCAATTGGTGGAGTTTTTGGAGTTGGATTTTTAAGAGAATATTTGGATTCTAACGAAAAAAATTATATGCAAGATATTAGAAAAAAATTTAAAAAGCATAAAAAAGAGTTAGATTCTATGCAAGAAGAGTTAGAAAAGCTTGAATTAATCAAAGATAAATCAAAAGCTAATTATATGAAAATTGTTGAGTTATATAAAAAGATTGATGATAGAGAAGATATAGTTAAGCAAGATAGAAAAGATGTAAAAGATGCAAAAAGTACAAAATATGTGAAAAGAGATGCAGTTAAAAAGATAGTTGCTGCGTGGATTATTACTGTTCCTGCTACTGCTATTCTAGCTGCTGCTATATTTTTTATGATAAAAGGAATTATGATACAAGCATAG
- a CDS encoding AEC family transporter, producing MLSVLPVYFFILLGFTAKKIFTNEINEKTLVLLSLYFFQPILIFWGLTKAPINYEFIASPFFYLVIVLFCLILLLFLSKIFFKSRTEESIYLATSLVGNTGNLGIPLGIALFGVESVPYTSIINIANIIFIYIFSVYFFAREQFSIKEAIFSILKIPGIWFALLALFVNYHEITINKHIYTALEMGAYTSMVIQLLIFGIYLYSVKIKTIPWHLTLHINFVKHILLPIIGIIIVVNFTQLDSFVASILIMELMVPLAVNNVNIAALYNCKPFDVAATVLVSTALFVGLLYFYIYIIEYFIK from the coding sequence ATACTTTCAGTTTTACCAGTCTATTTTTTTATTTTATTAGGATTTACAGCAAAAAAAATCTTTACAAATGAAATAAATGAAAAGACTTTAGTATTATTATCACTATATTTTTTTCAACCTATTTTAATATTTTGGGGATTAACAAAAGCTCCAATAAATTATGAGTTTATAGCATCTCCATTTTTTTATTTAGTTATCGTTCTTTTTTGTTTGATTCTTCTTCTTTTTTTATCAAAGATTTTTTTTAAATCAAGAACAGAAGAATCTATATATTTAGCAACTTCACTTGTAGGTAATACTGGTAATTTAGGTATTCCTCTTGGAATTGCACTTTTTGGAGTTGAATCAGTTCCTTATACAAGTATTATAAATATAGCCAACATTATATTTATTTATATATTTTCTGTTTATTTCTTTGCAAGAGAACAATTTTCTATAAAAGAAGCTATTTTTTCAATTTTAAAAATTCCAGGTATTTGGTTTGCATTACTTGCATTATTTGTTAATTATCATGAAATAACAATAAACAAACATATTTATACAGCATTAGAAATGGGTGCTTATACTTCTATGGTTATTCAACTTTTAATATTTGGTATCTATTTATATAGTGTTAAGATAAAAACTATCCCTTGGCATTTAACTTTACATATAAATTTTGTAAAACATATTTTATTACCTATTATTGGAATAATTATAGTTGTTAATTTTACTCAATTAGACTCTTTTGTAGCTTCAATATTGATTATGGAACTTATGGTCCCACTTGCAGTTAATAATGTTAATATTGCAGCTTTATATAATTGTAAACCATTTGATGTAGCTGCAACAGTTTTAGTCTCTACAGCTTTATTTGTTGGACTGTTGTATTTTTATATTTATATCATCGAATATTTTATTAAGTAG
- the asnB gene encoding asparagine synthase (glutamine-hydrolyzing) produces the protein MCGIIGTNFLSPRFDKSLELLHHRGPDFQNSIKIENKQFGHTRLAIIDLDEEANQPMIFDDILLVFNGEIYNYKELIHVEHLECKTKSDSEVLIRLYQKYGFDFLNKLNGMFSFCIYDMKKDLYFCARDRYGKKPFFYYFKDNKFIFSSSVKSILNLLDYKPNLNKVALSKYMQYFVSFGEDSFYQDIFKLEASTYMIYEPNKAQELQKKKYYKINTYKAIKDEKQALNDIEELLFKSVEYRLNSDVEVASLLSGGIDSSLISALYTKISGKKINTFSIGYDEYKNYCELDYAQITASHINSNHHPVEINQKEYINHFEQTLDILEEPHGDSAAIPLNILTKQIHKAGIKTVLSGEGSDEIFLGYDNYAKFLKYYEFEKSLSNEQNLFLNDIITALQNNTKESEYLRRIVKKQNLYNSFGEIYTDIQRKRLFKKVPTYKSETAKRDPVDWMSYIDLKIWLGESLLSKVDRISMGNSLEVRTPFLDVNLVNYMFSVESAIKVGDTNKYLLKKIASKYIPETIINRTKKGFNSPFNEWLNKEYKDKILDVIVEVNNATNLFNHEYILHIYELSKSNKFKQHLYSLFVFSLWYKKEFLS, from the coding sequence ATGTGTGGAATTATTGGAACAAATTTTTTATCACCTAGATTTGACAAATCTTTAGAACTTTTACATCATAGAGGTCCAGACTTTCAAAATTCAATTAAAATAGAAAATAAACAATTTGGTCATACAAGACTTGCAATAATTGATTTAGATGAAGAAGCAAATCAACCAATGATATTTGATGATATTTTGCTTGTTTTTAATGGTGAGATTTACAATTATAAAGAATTGATTCACGTGGAACATTTAGAGTGTAAAACAAAAAGTGATAGTGAAGTATTAATAAGACTTTATCAAAAGTATGGATTTGATTTTTTAAATAAATTAAATGGTATGTTTTCTTTTTGTATTTATGATATGAAAAAAGATTTATATTTTTGTGCACGAGATAGATATGGTAAAAAACCATTTTTTTACTATTTTAAAGATAACAAATTTATCTTCTCATCAAGTGTTAAATCAATTTTAAATCTACTTGATTATAAACCAAATCTAAATAAAGTTGCTCTTTCTAAATATATGCAATATTTTGTATCTTTTGGCGAAGATTCTTTCTATCAAGATATTTTTAAATTAGAAGCTTCTACATATATGATTTATGAGCCAAATAAAGCTCAGGAGCTTCAAAAGAAGAAATATTACAAGATAAACACCTATAAAGCAATAAAAGATGAAAAACAAGCTTTAAATGATATTGAAGAGCTTTTATTTAAAAGTGTTGAGTATAGATTAAATAGTGATGTTGAAGTTGCTTCACTTTTAAGTGGTGGAATTGATAGTTCATTAATCTCTGCCCTTTATACAAAAATATCAGGAAAGAAAATTAATACTTTTAGTATTGGTTATGATGAATATAAAAATTATTGTGAGTTAGATTATGCACAAATTACAGCAAGTCATATAAACTCAAATCATCATCCAGTAGAAATAAATCAAAAAGAGTATATCAATCATTTTGAGCAAACACTTGATATTCTTGAAGAACCTCATGGAGATAGTGCAGCAATTCCTTTGAATATTTTAACAAAACAAATTCATAAAGCAGGAATAAAAACTGTATTGTCAGGTGAAGGAAGTGATGAGATATTTTTAGGTTATGATAACTATGCAAAGTTTTTAAAATATTATGAGTTTGAAAAAAGTTTATCAAATGAACAAAATCTTTTTTTAAATGATATTATTACAGCTTTACAAAATAATACTAAAGAGAGTGAATATTTAAGAAGAATTGTTAAAAAACAAAATCTTTATAACTCTTTTGGAGAAATTTATACAGATATTCAAAGAAAGAGATTATTCAAAAAAGTTCCAACATATAAAAGTGAAACAGCAAAACGAGATCCAGTTGATTGGATGAGTTATATTGATTTAAAAATATGGCTGGGAGAATCACTTTTATCAAAAGTTGATAGAATATCAATGGGTAACTCTTTAGAGGTTAGAACACCTTTTCTTGACGTTAATTTAGTAAATTATATGTTTAGTGTTGAATCAGCTATAAAAGTTGGTGATACAAATAAATATTTACTAAAAAAAATTGCTTCAAAATATATTCCAGAAACGATAATAAACAGAACAAAAAAAGGTTTTAATTCTCCATTTAATGAGTGGCTTAATAAAGAGTATAAAGATAAAATTCTTGATGTAATTGTTGAAGTAAATAATGCTACAAATTTATTTAATCATGAGTATATTTTACATATTTATGAATTATCTAAATCAAATAAATTCAAACAGCATTTATATTCACTTTTTGTATTCTCTTTATGGTATAAAAAGGAATTTTTATCTTAA
- the bluB gene encoding 5,6-dimethylbenzimidazole synthase: MKFNKKDLKTLTKIIASRRDVRGNNFINKEISSKKLKIILKSALNAPSVGYSQPWKFIIIDKNKKDEIFKHFTDSFEKSKKDFIDKPLYNKLKLEGIKESNINIAVYYKKSNSKVLGQTFMKRTGEYSVVCAILNMWLTARALNIGMGWVSILKPKKIDKILDVNRDKYKFIAYLCLGYTKEFYNEPELKKLKWNKKKSLKDSFLK; this comes from the coding sequence ATGAAATTTAATAAAAAAGATTTAAAGACACTTACTAAAATTATTGCCTCAAGACGTGATGTTAGAGGTAATAACTTCATAAATAAAGAAATATCAAGTAAAAAGTTAAAAATAATACTTAAATCTGCACTGAATGCACCTTCTGTTGGTTATTCTCAACCTTGGAAGTTTATAATTATTGATAAAAATAAAAAAGATGAAATTTTTAAACATTTTACAGATTCTTTTGAAAAAAGTAAAAAAGATTTTATTGATAAACCTTTATATAATAAATTAAAACTAGAAGGTATAAAAGAATCAAATATAAATATAGCTGTTTATTATAAAAAAAGTAATTCTAAAGTCCTAGGTCAAACTTTTATGAAAAGAACAGGTGAATACTCTGTCGTTTGTGCAATATTAAATATGTGGCTTACAGCAAGAGCTTTAAATATTGGTATGGGTTGGGTATCTATTTTAAAACCAAAAAAAATTGATAAAATACTTGATGTTAATCGTGATAAATACAAATTTATTGCTTATCTTTGTTTGGGTTATACAAAAGAGTTTTACAATGAACCAGAACTTAAAAAACTTAAATGGAATAAAAAAAAGAGCCTAAAAGACTCTTTTCTTAAATAA
- a CDS encoding succinate dehydrogenase/fumarate reductase iron-sulfur subunit codes for MKIKIKRYNQELIEKNSIDEFEVSNTNLLKALIQIKQYNDSTLTFRCGCKSGVCGSCAVKVNGLEKLACRTKINQNDLIEPLSNINIIKDLVIDVSHETFLLDKVKSYIDINSNKEINQEDIEKIDLQSNCILCNSCYSSCPIYSINKDFIGPFALTRALRYVDDKKLKDKKEILNNIQTNGIWDCTLCGTCSLVCPQSIDPKADILKLQNISFQEGFSNPNLNNFDMNFDYEFDGFNPNGF; via the coding sequence ATGAAAATAAAAATCAAAAGATATAATCAAGAGCTAATAGAAAAAAATTCAATAGATGAATTTGAAGTAAGTAATACTAATCTATTAAAAGCACTAATTCAAATAAAACAATACAATGATTCAACACTAACTTTTAGATGTGGCTGTAAAAGTGGCGTTTGTGGTTCTTGTGCTGTAAAAGTAAATGGACTCGAAAAATTAGCTTGCAGAACAAAAATTAATCAAAATGACTTGATTGAACCTTTATCAAATATAAATATCATAAAAGACCTAGTTATTGATGTTTCACATGAAACATTTTTATTGGATAAAGTGAAATCATATATAGATATAAATTCAAATAAAGAAATTAATCAAGAAGATATAGAAAAAATTGATTTACAAAGTAATTGTATTTTATGTAATTCTTGTTATAGTTCATGTCCAATTTATAGTATAAATAAAGATTTCATAGGTCCATTTGCTTTAACTAGAGCTTTAAGATATGTTGATGATAAAAAGCTTAAAGATAAAAAAGAAATCTTAAATAATATTCAAACAAATGGGATATGGGATTGTACTTTATGTGGAACATGTAGCTTAGTTTGTCCCCAAAGTATTGACCCAAAAGCTGATATTTTAAAATTACAAAACATATCTTTTCAAGAAGGTTTTTCGAATCCAAATTTGAATAATTTTGACATGAATTTTGATTATGAATTTGATGGTTTTAATCCAAATGGATTTTAA
- a CDS encoding FAD-binding protein, with protein MVDLLIIGSGGAGLCAALSAKENGCDVLVVSKTYPTHSQTVQAQGGINAVLYENDDDINLHIEDTYKASCRLSNKDNIKTLCENAKDSVLWLESIGVPFNKDENSKIKQRKFGGTNKKRTCYSSDYTGLKIIHTLFDQCIKNKIDFKNEYFLIDLIVENKKCYGAIFLDIKTGKIENIYSKSTILATGGYAGVYSNNTTNSLSNCADGTAAALRAGVKLSNIEFVQFHPTALENSNILISESARGEGAYLVDSKNKRFIDELKSRDEVTKAIYEKLINKDKVYLDLRHLDENKINKLLPQEKRIAFEYTNIDITKELLPINPAAHYSMGGIKTDKNFKTNIENLYACGEVAQSSIHGANRLGGNSLIEIITFGKKAGISASNNSKNMKSIKNIESITSFENKIENIYNLPNKINFYEKKDLLANELFEKVGIIKNENDLDDFINFIDNLNSQLPNMGILDKSKIYNKNLIDFLEFLNQIEISKIIALCSKQRKESRGSHNRLEFKNISNEYEKYSYALIEDELLKIGFEEIS; from the coding sequence ATGGTTGATTTATTAATCATAGGCTCAGGAGGAGCAGGGCTATGTGCAGCACTTAGTGCTAAAGAAAATGGTTGTGATGTTTTAGTAGTATCAAAAACTTATCCTACTCATTCTCAAACTGTACAAGCACAAGGTGGAATAAATGCTGTTTTATATGAAAATGATGATGATATAAATTTGCATATTGAAGATACATATAAAGCTTCTTGTAGACTCTCTAATAAAGATAATATAAAAACTTTATGTGAAAATGCAAAAGATAGTGTTCTATGGCTTGAATCAATTGGTGTTCCTTTTAATAAAGATGAAAATTCAAAAATAAAGCAAAGAAAATTTGGAGGTACCAATAAAAAAAGAACTTGCTATAGTAGTGATTATACTGGTTTAAAAATAATTCATACTCTATTTGATCAATGTATAAAAAACAAAATTGATTTTAAAAATGAATATTTTTTAATTGATTTAATAGTAGAAAATAAAAAATGTTATGGAGCTATTTTTTTAGATATTAAAACAGGAAAGATTGAAAATATCTACTCAAAATCTACTATTTTAGCAACTGGTGGATATGCAGGTGTTTATTCAAATAATACTACAAATTCTTTATCAAATTGCGCAGATGGTACAGCAGCAGCTTTAAGAGCAGGGGTAAAATTATCAAATATTGAGTTTGTTCAATTTCACCCAACAGCTCTTGAAAATTCAAATATTTTGATTAGTGAAAGTGCCAGAGGTGAGGGTGCTTATTTAGTTGATAGCAAAAATAAAAGATTTATTGATGAATTAAAATCAAGAGATGAAGTAACAAAAGCTATTTATGAAAAACTAATCAATAAAGATAAAGTCTATCTTGACTTAAGACATTTAGATGAAAACAAAATAAATAAACTTCTACCTCAAGAAAAAAGAATTGCTTTTGAATACACAAATATTGATATAACAAAAGAGTTATTACCTATAAATCCAGCTGCTCATTATTCAATGGGTGGAATAAAAACTGATAAAAATTTTAAAACAAATATAGAAAATCTTTATGCTTGTGGCGAAGTTGCTCAAAGCTCAATACATGGGGCAAATAGACTTGGAGGAAACTCTTTAATAGAAATCATCACTTTTGGAAAAAAAGCTGGAATAAGTGCTTCAAATAACTCTAAAAATATGAAAAGTATTAAAAATATAGAGTCTATAACTTCTTTTGAAAATAAAATAGAAAATATCTATAATTTACCCAATAAAATCAATTTTTATGAAAAAAAAGATTTATTAGCAAATGAACTATTTGAAAAAGTTGGAATAATAAAAAATGAAAATGATTTAGATGATTTTATTAATTTTATCGATAATTTAAACTCACAACTTCCAAATATGGGGATTTTGGATAAAAGTAAAATCTATAATAAAAATTTGATAGATTTTCTTGAATTTTTAAATCAAATAGAAATTTCAAAAATAATTGCTTTATGCTCAAAACAGAGAAAAGAGAGTAGAGGTTCACATAATCGATTGGAGTTTAAAAATATTTCAAATGAATATGAAAAATACTCTTATGCTTTGATTGAAGATGAATTATTAAAAATTGGTTTTGAGGAAATTTCATGA
- a CDS encoding PhoH family protein has product MNFEKYYVLDTNILLEDATNIYKLSQDGKNLIILAETVLDEIDTKKSGFDEINFQAREFARILENATILESIKKDLYKIIRLKIENEKNTIIDIISKEEYDVNIKNISPNIINDRKILEIAKFANSYYKNQVEFLSLDIMARTRAISLDIKTDALVGKDKDVFDFEFIKEIEVNFEDLEYIDNQDIIKFDKDYKPYNFSYCFNVKYSDQVILANIQNRKIKILDEEEIRDQIITPLNKEQLFFSEAIINHLYNVLIVEARAGSGKTLLALSGALKLVRQKHYQKIIYIRNSIESLDKGEDVGYLPGLEEKFKIYNHPLMDSLDYIIRSEHKRKRNKKNPDAVFNELDDSEVTARIEQMISNYGIETMWVGEMRGRTLSNSFIIIDEAQNMSNKTMQMVLSRIDSSCKVVILGSNKQIDNFYVNKYTNALTTLLKSTKNENKIVNCFAIKLQKVLRGPITEWAEEIFSK; this is encoded by the coding sequence ATGAACTTTGAAAAATACTATGTTTTAGATACAAATATCTTATTAGAAGATGCCACAAATATCTATAAACTTTCACAAGATGGTAAGAATCTAATAATACTAGCAGAAACAGTTTTAGATGAAATAGATACTAAAAAAAGTGGTTTTGATGAAATAAATTTTCAAGCAAGAGAGTTTGCAAGAATTCTTGAAAATGCAACTATTTTAGAATCTATAAAAAAAGATTTATATAAAATCATAAGACTTAAAATTGAAAATGAAAAAAATACTATCATAGATATCATCTCAAAAGAAGAGTATGATGTAAATATAAAAAATATTTCTCCTAATATAATAAATGACAGAAAAATCCTAGAAATTGCAAAATTTGCAAATTCATACTATAAAAATCAAGTTGAATTTTTATCACTTGATATAATGGCCAGAACGAGAGCTATATCACTTGATATAAAAACTGATGCTTTAGTTGGTAAAGATAAAGATGTTTTTGATTTCGAATTTATAAAAGAAATAGAAGTAAATTTCGAAGATTTAGAGTATATAGATAATCAAGACATTATAAAATTTGATAAAGATTATAAACCTTATAATTTTTCATATTGTTTTAATGTTAAATATTCAGATCAAGTGATTTTAGCAAATATTCAAAATAGAAAAATAAAAATTCTTGATGAAGAAGAGATAAGAGATCAAATAATCACTCCACTAAATAAAGAACAACTTTTCTTTAGTGAAGCTATCATAAATCACTTATATAACGTTTTAATTGTTGAGGCTAGGGCAGGTTCAGGAAAAACTCTTTTAGCTCTTAGTGGGGCTTTAAAATTAGTAAGACAAAAACATTACCAAAAGATAATATACATTAGAAACTCGATAGAATCTCTTGATAAAGGTGAAGATGTAGGATATCTTCCAGGACTTGAAGAGAAATTTAAAATCTATAATCATCCTTTGATGGATAGTTTAGACTATATAATTAGAAGTGAGCATAAAAGAAAAAGAAATAAGAAAAATCCTGATGCAGTATTTAATGAACTTGATGACAGTGAAGTAACTGCAAGAATTGAACAAATGATTAGTAATTATGGAATAGAAACTATGTGGGTAGGAGAGATGAGAGGAAGAACTCTTTCTAATTCTTTTATTATTATTGATGAGGCTCAAAATATGTCAAATAAAACTATGCAAATGGTCTTATCAAGAATTGATAGTTCTTGTAAAGTTGTAATTTTAGGTTCTAATAAACAAATAGATAATTTCTATGTAAATAAATATACAAATGCATTAACTACTCTTTTAAAATCAACAAAAAACGAAAATAAAATCGTAAATTGTTTTGCAATTAAATTACAAAAAGTTCTAAGAGGTCCTATTACAGAGTGGGCTGAAGAAATTTTTTCTAAATAA
- a CDS encoding CopD family protein: MEYYSWILTFHVVAFMSWMAMLFYLPRLFVYHVENIEKKEFVEIVKIQEYKIYKYIGLPAKIATILSGITMLSLNPILLDFDTSSWMYAKLITLLFLLHYSFSLEKYRKQLANDNCKKSGKFFRMYNEMPTMLAILIVGYVITKTFSITFTAIIVILFAYISYVIMKPKKVKNEL, translated from the coding sequence ATGGAATATTACAGTTGGATTTTAACTTTTCATGTGGTAGCTTTTATGTCATGGATGGCAATGTTATTTTATCTTCCTAGATTATTTGTATATCATGTTGAAAATATTGAAAAAAAAGAGTTTGTTGAAATTGTAAAAATTCAAGAGTATAAAATATATAAATATATTGGATTACCAGCAAAAATTGCTACTATTTTAAGTGGAATTACAATGCTTTCATTAAATCCAATTTTGTTAGATTTTGATACTTCTTCTTGGATGTATGCAAAACTAATAACTTTATTATTCTTATTACATTACTCTTTTTCACTAGAAAAATATAGAAAACAATTAGCCAATGATAATTGTAAAAAAAGTGGTAAATTTTTTAGAATGTATAATGAAATGCCAACAATGCTTGCAATTTTAATAGTAGGATATGTTATTACTAAAACTTTTTCAATAACATTTACTGCTATTATTGTAATATTATTTGCATACATCTCTTATGTAATTATGAAACCTAAAAAGGTAAAAAATGAACTTTGA
- a CDS encoding replication-associated recombination protein A, giving the protein MIDLSNKLRPTSLETFVGQSHIIAKDKALYKLIKQKDIPHLFFYGKPGTGKTTLAKIIAREINTNYYYFNATSIKIEDLRKVFDKYKGSLIKPLIFIDEVHRLSKNQQEVLLPIMENYDAIIIGASTENPFFTLTSAIRSRSFLYEFKAFTKEEMNKILNIALKDIEINIQKDALEYLIISSSGDARAMLTLLNFAYKVSKDINLALLKELRENIIGDGVSSSDTHYDLASAMIKSLRGSDINAALYYMARLINGGESVDFITRRLVIFASEDIGNANPNALNLAVNTMIACNKIGYPESRIILSQCAVYLASSPKSNSAYKAINKALEEIKEGKILDIPKHLDSQHIGYLYPHNFGGYVEQEYLKENLELYENSNIGFEKTLDEWLKKIKNKK; this is encoded by the coding sequence ATGATAGATCTATCTAACAAACTAAGACCAACAAGTTTAGAAACTTTTGTTGGTCAATCTCATATAATTGCAAAAGATAAAGCACTTTACAAACTAATCAAACAAAAAGATATTCCTCATCTGTTTTTTTATGGAAAACCAGGGACTGGAAAAACAACACTAGCTAAAATAATTGCTCGGGAAATAAATACAAATTATTACTATTTTAATGCTACAAGTATCAAAATTGAAGATTTAAGAAAAGTTTTTGATAAATACAAAGGTTCTTTAATCAAACCTTTAATATTTATAGATGAAGTTCATAGACTTTCAAAAAATCAACAAGAAGTTTTGCTTCCAATTATGGAAAACTATGATGCTATAATAATTGGAGCAAGTACTGAAAATCCATTTTTTACTCTAACTTCTGCTATACGTTCTAGGTCTTTTTTATATGAATTTAAAGCTTTTACAAAAGAAGAAATGAATAAAATTCTTAATATCGCTTTAAAAGATATAGAGATAAATATTCAAAAAGATGCCTTAGAATACTTAATTATATCAAGTTCTGGAGATGCTAGGGCTATGTTAACTTTATTAAACTTTGCATATAAAGTATCTAAAGATATAAATTTAGCTTTATTAAAAGAGTTAAGAGAAAATATAATTGGTGATGGAGTATCATCTTCTGACACACATTATGATTTAGCAAGTGCTATGATAAAGTCATTAAGGGGTTCTGATATAAATGCAGCTTTGTATTATATGGCAAGATTAATAAATGGGGGAGAAAGTGTTGATTTTATAACAAGAAGATTAGTTATATTTGCAAGTGAAGATATTGGAAATGCAAATCCAAACGCTTTAAATCTTGCAGTTAATACAATGATTGCTTGTAATAAAATAGGATATCCAGAATCAAGAATTATTCTTTCTCAATGTGCAGTTTATTTAGCCTCAAGTCCAAAATCAAATAGTGCATATAAAGCTATAAATAAAGCCCTAGAAGAGATAAAAGAAGGAAAGATACTAGATATACCAAAACATCTTGATTCACAGCATATTGGCTATTTATACCCCCATAATTTTGGTGGATATGTGGAACAGGAATATTTAAAAGAAAATCTAGAACTTTATGAAAATTCAAATATTGGATTTGAAAAAACTTTAGATGAATGGCTAAAAAAAATAAAAAATAAAAAATAA